GAGGCGGCCGAGGAGGACCCCATGGGTATTACTGACGACAGAGGTGAGGGACATAGCTGAGGCGGCCGAGGAGGACCCCATGGGTATTACTGACGACAGAGGTGAGGGACATAGCTGAGGTGGCTGAGGAGGACCCCATGGGTATTGCTGATGACAGAGGTGAGGGTCATAACTGAGGTGGCTGAGGAGGACCCCATGGGTATTACTGATGACAGAGGCGAGGGACATAGCTGAGGCGGCTGAGGAGGACCCCATGGGTATGACTGATGACAGAGGTGAGGGACATAGCTGAGGCGGCTGAGGAGGACCCCATGGGTATTACTGATGACAGAGGTGAGGGACATAGCTGAGGTGGCTGAGGAGGACCCCATGGGTATTGCTGATGACAGAGGTGAGGGACATAGCTGAGGTGAAAGCCTCCGCAGGTTGGGAGCCTCTTTCCCCAGCTAAGGGATGAAGGACGTCCCTCCAGCCCAGGGGTTCTGCAGGAAAGTCCCAGGACCATCCATACCTAACCCCTAATCCAGCCTTAGCCCCAAGCCCCTGTCATATACCTGTGGATCTCAGAAATATCAGCCCAGCTGCACTTGTGCCTAAGCAACaccttgacagctgtatgtttgcagtgtgaTGTTTGCATCATTCATTTGTCAGTTTTGGAAACAGTATGTGCTACATACtagaaatataaatgtaaatatgtgcaAGTGGGTATGTCAGTTATGTCTGAAGGCAGAGAGATCACGCCTGCTTAGGTAAAGGATGGGGAAACAGGTCAATCCTGTAAGTTAACATTCTAAAAGTCAGCTACAATTCCAATACAGTTCTTAATTCCAATAAAGTTCATACTAATTCAAAATTCTGTAGCATTCAATTGTGATTTCAAATCAATTCTAACAGTATATGTGATTGTCGGGAGGTGTGGGGCTTCAGGGTGTAACCTCTGgctctgccacccccccccccccactctgtatgtgaagtttgcatgttcccccaaaatgagttttctcctGCTTCAGAGACTGAAAACATGTGGCCAGCCGATAGGGATCTCTAagctgtccttagtgtgtgattgtgtgtgtgagtgtgtgtgtgctctgctataaactagtatcctatccatcgtgtcccctgtccttagtgtgtgattgtgtgtgtgagtgtgtgctctgcaataaactagtatcctatccatcgtgtcccctgtccttagtgtgtgattgtgtgtgtgagtgtgtgctctgcaataaactagtatcctatccatcgtgtcccctgtccttagtgtgtgattgtgtgtgtgagtgtgtgctctgctataaactagtatcctatccatcgtgtcccctgtccttagtgtgtgattgtgtgtgtgagtgtgtgctctgctacaaactagtatcctatccatcgtgccccccgccctgtgccccctgggacaggctccaggctcccctCACCCCTGTACAGGATAAGCAGTAATGGAGGACGGATCCACACTGTTCCAAAGAAAGGGCTCCAGCTCCTTCAGGACTTCAGACCAGCTGCTCTCACTTCATGCCTCCAGGCTTGTGGGTCTGGTTCCCACTCCTGGTTCTGCATGTACAGCttccatgttctccccgtgttcctgtgagtttcctcaggtttcctcctgctgtccaagatcatgcagtttggtgaattagtgtctctaaattgtcctcagcatgtgagtgagtgtttgcccagtgatagactggcatcctatccagggtgtccctgccctgtgccctgtgcctcctgtgattggctccaggctctgtcccataaccctgtactggataagcggttaTTGGTATTTGTTGGATATTTTATCTAGTATTTAATCTTTCTGTTCCTGGGGTTGGCTGAAGCTGATCAATTAACTTATGGCATAAATACGAGATTTTAACTTAATAGTGTTTAACGAAAATGATGTCCTAACCTATAATTCCATATACCTGTATGTTATACTGTACCTCATAgcacaataaaataaatcaaattactttttttccAGTAAATCTGCTTCATCtggagaaaaaaggaaaaagacaatcttctaaacaaacacaaaaattcATTCTCAATAAACTGCTCTCCTATATCATTCTATCTAATTTCtacataaaaaaatcaaatcctAAGCTTGTCTGGGAAATTAGTAACAGTTATACACATAAAAGTTAAATAAATGTCTGTTGTGTGTACAGTttgtataatgtaatattttactcagtccaaaaccacacctactgcagcctgagaagcaggaagttcctctcactctcacacacaggcgacgaaactgaatcctatcagtgtttgtggtaaaatggcagaagccaATTCCGCACTGGATCCGAACCAGTTCCGCTGTACAATCTGTCTGGATCAACTGATGGATCCAGTGACAACAGCCTGTGgtcacagttactgtatgagctgcattaagagctgctgggatcaggaggatcatcatggagtttacagctgcccccagtgcagacagaccttcatacccagacctgttctgggcagaaacaccatactggctgaggtgatggagaaactgaagaagactGGACTACACGCAGTtactcctgctgaccattatgctggacctggagatgtggagtgtgatttctgtactgggagaaaacacaaagctgtcaagtcctgcctggtgtgtctggcctcttactgtgaaactcacctccagcctcactatgagtctccagcttttaagaagcacaagctgactgatgccactggacatctgcaggacaaggtctgttcccacCATGATAAACCCCTGGAGAGctactgccgtaccgaccagcagtgtatctgttatCTCTGTACGATGTatgaacacagaggccatgatacagtctcagctgctGCAAGAACGATGGAGATACAGGTCAGGCCAGAAGTTttcttatataaatataaagtaattTTAAATAAACGGATTTTGTCTTAACAAATGTTAGTGTAATTACCACAAATCACTCAAAACAAGTCTGGTTTggtaaaatgaaagaaaaattaacTGAAAGTGCAAGTTTAAACAGTTCTGATTGAATTGCTACTGAATCTCCTTCAAACATcaaatcatgtggctgcagctgaatatatacagcaagcaaacagggtcaagaggttcaTTTACTGTTTGGCTGAGCATCTGAATGGCTGAGATGTGTGAGCTAAGAGGGTTTAAATATGGTGTGATCACACATACAGtggctaacaattaactgggctagaactggggcccgtttcagaaagcaggatgtcATGCTCAGCCAGAcagcttgtcagatttaaggtagtctggactAAATATAAGTGAATGAAGGAAAAGgtcatttaaactggggcacattaaatccaacaagttatctggctaagaaGGAAGTTTGAGTTTTGAAACTGGTCCCTGGTTTTGCTAAATGGCTGTCCAACTTGCTGCTCTGGAACGTGTTTAACTCGTCTGTGATGTCATTCCGAGTTCAGAGTTCCGACCTCCGACGTAAATGGAGCTCAGCATGAGTAGCGGCTCcatcatctcagaaacagccaccgtcctgggattttaatttcacacactgcagtgtgtagAGTTTACTGAGAATGGTGCAGTAAACATGAAACAGCCAGAGTGTGAAGTAAAAGGAGCAAAGTAGTCAGGGCAGGAGTGGGACTGAATTTCTGACCAGGAATTCAAGACCCCAGACAgcccaatataaaactatataagcAATTATATGTTTCTATTCACACATCCATTTTCTAGGCTACTGAACACACATTCTTACCTACATGCTTTaattttacattcatgtaaTTTTTACCGGCACATTTCACTAATATTAATAAACCGTGGAGCAGCTTTGACATAAATAATGAAGGTTGGTCACTGtgcgctgtccttgtgtctcttccccgtgtggccagcagccatcgctgtcctcgtgtctcttccccgtgtggccggcagccatcgctgtcctcgtgtctcttccccgtgtggccggcagccatcgctgtcctcgtgtctcttccccgtgtggccggcagccatcgctgtcctcgtgtctcttccccgtgtggccggcagccatcgctgtccttgtgtctcttccctgtGTGGCcggcagccatcgctgtccatCTCCTTTGTCGTCTCATTGTCTTTGGCCCTAGTGTGTTCTTCCTTTTCCCTACATGGCTGCatttggctcagtgggttgagtgTGTAGCCCTGAGGCTGGGACTATCTGGTCATGGGATTAAGGCTGGTCAGGAACCAACCTCACCTCTTCCATTTCATTATTGGTTTTCTTCTCTTCCTAGTGTTTATTAGTTCTGTgttctccttgtgaagcttgtGCCTTGTTTTATTATGTTCCACATGTTTCTGTATTTTCTAATTGTTTAATTCCTAGTGTGTGATTAGCGTTTCTTACTTTCAGTGTTTGTTTGAGTTTTCCTAGTCTTGTGTTCATTAGTATGAGTTACtgcacctgttgcctgttttccctGCACCGTTGGTATTGGTTAATTGTCTTATGTGTCACATCTGCCACTTTGTTAGTTCggttgtcttttgtatttaagtgcttgtcATGTTTCTTGCTGATTCACTGTTTGTGTGTTGGTGGTGGAATGTTAGATCATTGTCTTTAGTTACAGCCTGTTTTTCTACCTGGTTGCTTTTCCTGGTTATCTTCCCTTAGTTGCCCATGTGATGGCAAAACAAAGCTTTCCGAAgcaaatgttttgaaaaatggTTCAGTACTCGAAGTTTTTCTAAATGGTGAACATTAGTGACACTAGGTGGTCAAATAAGTAAATAGCAGTTAATTTTGACTGAGTGTAGTGcatcaaaataaatgcaaataggCAAACATTCAAGTGGTCTGTAGTGCTTTATGAACATGAATGTACTGGTTAAGTTGGGCTGTACAGTTTCTTATGGATTGGGCTACCTGTGAATTACCTGGGAAGGGGTGCTTGTGTAACTCGAGGGGGTATTGGACTGCAGATGTTTGTTGAGGAACAGTATTTGTTGAACAGTGTGGGGACTAAGTTTGTTAcgttttttgtttattcacaACTTCTGCTTTAGAGAATATCCACTGACACAGAATGGAGGATGATGGAGTGCAGAGAAACTGTATCGCAAGTTCACATGTGTGTTTACACAGCCTTCTGCATATCCCAGAACTGCAAAGGGTCTTCAGAACGCAGTATATTTGGGTCACTGAGGTACTGCTGAACCTCCACAGTAGCATCTGCTGTAGAACCCTTGACCCGTTTGCTCTCCCCCATCACATCACTGTCCAGAAGATCCTACAGAACTGGAACTAAAATGACAAAACATGAATCATTATATACACTGTGCATTTTGTACTGTGCAATAATAACTGTAAACCCAGTTCAGGTTAATtgaacattttcattaaaacgtGAAAGGTTGCAACACTATCGGTATGCATTGCAGTACCAGATGAGGTTCCTGCAGGCTCTGGTACTGGTGCCTGATTGGCTACAGAAACCTGCAGTTTTATATCCTGGATCCAGCAGTGTGCCCAGTGTCATTATGCTCATGATCTCATAGACTGACAACCTCTCAGTGAGCAACTTCAAGAGGTTCTTGCACAACTGCTGGGCCTTGACATTCTGTGTCTGGGACAGTTTCAGATTCACAGCATGTCTAAGCTTGCGAATGAGAGGAATTACCTTGGATCCTGATACTCTCTTCTCTTCTGAAAGTGCAACAGTTGCCTCATTGAAATGTCATAAAACACCCAGACACTCAAAAATTATGTGATATTCCTCTGAAGTCAGGGTTGTGAGCTCTGTCCTCAGAGTGACCAATGCAGCACCAACTGGCTCTTCTTGATCATGTGATCATTGCAGCATCGAATAGTTGCTATTCTAGCTGGTTTCCACTTCTTGAACCATTTTGAGAGTGGGTCTGCCCATCTGCTGTTGGATTTGACAAAGCCTTTCTCTAGCAGTTGTACTGTTCTGAAGTAGGTCACGATCTGTCCTTCCTTGGATCTGATATCGTCAGGGTCCTTGTGTCTGATCAATGGCTTCACAAACGAATTCAGTGTATGAACAATGCAGGTTGTGTGTCTGACACAGGTAATCATATTTTGTGCAGCGTCAGTGTCAAGCATCGGACATTATTTTGTATTCCCCGCTCCTCCATCAAGGCTGCCTTGACTGCAGCCATGTTTTCTGCAGAATGAGACTCTGGGAATTTTCCTGCTCCCAATAATACGGCAGACAGCTCAGTCTTATCCTTTATAAAATGGCATTTGACTGCTAAATAAGCTTCCATAAGTATGGATGTCCACGTGTCAGATGTTAGACTTACTGCTTTGGCCTTTTTCACCTCTTCCTTTGCTTTCTCTTTTTCTATCTTAAATATTTCTGCCACCAGACCCTTTCATGTTTGCCTGGATGGGAGAATGTAGGTTGGATCCCGGATTCCCACAAACTCCCTAAATCCAGCATCATCCACTATGGTGAATAGTTGTGAATCCTTCACAATCATATTGACCAAAGCCTCATCAATCATTTGCTTCTTGGTCTCTATACTGGGAATATTATGCAGATTATTGGGTAATACCCTCACCCAAATCTGATATTATGTATTCATACAATTAAACTGAACCGTAAACACAATAATGActaatgatgatgattattattattatttttaaatcattaataataaattaatattaaattattattgtgATTAAAACTTACCCTGCAGTGCGTGTGCGCTGATATATTTGCTCTACAGCATGTTTGAAACCAGCATTGAGGTTTTCGCCTCATTTTTAGTTTCCAAAGCAGCCACATGTCTGAGTGCAGAAACAAGCTTCAGATGACCATGGTCACGTGTTTAGGGAGGAATGGAGGAAACCTCTAAACTGTGCTTCAGAATGTAGTGTATCAGTTttttggcacatacctcagagCTTCGGTGTCAAGCTTAACATCACTAGCTGCCCCATTCCCTCTGTTAGTCTGCGTGTCGTTTTCTTAGCTACTTTTTCCCTGGTGAGTTTTGACCCATTTTTGTTCCCTTATTTAGTGTCTTTCCAGTTTTGTTCAGTTTCCTTAAATCCCTTTGTCTTGGAGCTTttaagtggatcgtcaccttgtTTCCCTGCCTGCACCAGGTCGCGCCCCAACATGCACATTAAATATATGATCTGTGCAAATTCTGAAGCATCTTTAATAATcaatattttacacattttcttttctgaATTTGCATGTAACATCAGTGATGCACACTATGACACGGTTTCTGTATGAATGGGTCACAACAGTCCAATATTAAACCAACTTCCCAGCAGATTCAGAGTTTTTAGTGTCGCAGGAGAAAAGATGCATTATTGTTGTTCACAGTGCAGTTTACTACACAGTGGCTCATTATCAACTGACATGCGATCTGACATAAATCAAATAGGACGTCAGTTGAGTAGCCGGTCCTGCAATGCAGCCCAGGACACATTCGCCTTCACATTACTATGAGAATGTGGCCATATGCGGCCCAGACCACCTCCCAATGTGGTTTGAGTGATCGGATCTCAGTGCATCCTCAATGTGTCCTGGGTGCGTTCACACCTGCAATTAGTGCTGTGCACTTGTGATTggatcacccaggacgcatgttaataccaggtggAAACAGAACCAAAGGGTCTATGTCCATCTTATCATACCTACAGtcaataaataatttatgaatatccatccatccatccatccatccatctcctaaccagtaatcccagtcagggtcatggggacctggatcctttcccaggcagcacagggcccaaggctggggtccaccctggacaggatgattaATGAATATGATCTCAGCTAATGAAACAAACTTATTTTGTCATCTTGTTTGCTGTCTGTAGAAACAAATTTGTGAAACACAGAaggaatttcagcagagaatccagatgagagagaaggagctgcaggagctgagagaggctgtggcctcaatcacagtgagtatgaacctgaagagaagataacagctggctTGTGATCATGTTGAATCTTCTCTCAGATTCAACACATTGCAGATTTATAGAATTGTGGGGATTAATCAAAATAATGCTGCTGAGGGTTATTCTAGGTCAGAAATTTAATGGGACAAAGTTGCTAGATAACAGAGTTTAACCAGGCATTGCAGCAGTAGtagcttatttatttagaaaaataccataaaatgcccatttgagaaaaatgcaacttttctcaacccagcataatgcaaataaacaccAAGAAAGTCACCTATTAAACTGAGACCTAATGGTGGCAACCAACCTGCCCCACACGgccaccagtctctgccaaatccctgcagctgacagtgtatgagcttaatgagGGATCATCtccaatcagtgctggctgggtttcagtacctgaggcatccagcatggtgacgctccaaaccccagccctgtgctttTTTTATACCTCCTATCGGCTCACATCACTATCGTACAATGAGGCTCTCTGGAGTCTCAaaaggggccaattgtaatttactgtcctctgctccctgtgtcaccaacagagatcagcacagtcagcagtggaggacagcgagaggatcttcactgagatgatccgcTCCATTGAGAGAAGATGCTCTGAGGTGACAcagctgatcagagatcaggagaaggctgcagtgagtcaggctgatggacacatggagagactgaagcaggagatcgatgaactgaagaggagacactctgagctggagcagctttcacacacagagaatcacatacatttcctccaggtaacagaacagctactttgacaataagaaaaccagagtaatcaaatggatgcatgttctcatttgtatttcagctagtctgtcatttgtcagatgttaatggtCTTGTTAATTAGATTTCTATACACATTTGTTTTGATGAAGCTGTTTAatcagactgtgtgtctgtagagttgccagggtcttcctgtcacccctgaagctggatttggacccagaatcTCCATCAGTCCACGCTGCTCTTTAGAGAACATGAGGAAGGTGGTTTCTGAGCTGAaggatcaactggagaatgtttgcgaaaagaaaatggcagagaTCCATCACACAGgttgataaataaaaacatttttcagtctgTTCATGTTAATATAGACCATGCAGAGAGAGTATGCAGTACAGTCAGCCTCACGTTTGTGTCACCAAGTCAGTTTCTGTTTCCAATAAGATTAAATCTTTCTGAAAACTAATGAGCTCTAAATTCTACAGGATACAAAACCCAGATCACAATTCATGTTTCTTCTACATTACAGAATCCAAATATCTGTATCAAGTGTAACTTACCATGatttgcagtttgttaaaatgcctgttattgtcTCTTATAATTATAATACCCTACTGTTGTCTCCACAGTGAGTGGagtccatctcccacaagtaaattccttttactcacatccctgtttctctctgtctccttctagttaccaaagacaccatccttccggtattagtgcccaggaccagagcagaattcttacaatgtgagtctgttcacacacacgcttctctctccctgtatgaggtggagtgtgttttattgtctttcgttttcttctgctaggggagcttctctttctctctcccgctgTCTCCTGacctttcacatttacatgagctgCTTTTTGTCAGTAGCTTTTGAATCCACTTGCAAAGCAAAACAAGTTTATTCAgggtgtttttccactgcaccaggtacggtacttttggtactttcccttttccattgacttctggttgagtaccagtaccaaaagttccagtacccaaagtaccctttcttttttggtaCCTTGGAACTTTGAGGTGGGACTTGCAAAAGCATTCATTGTTGATTTAAAAGGTAAATTTAAGAAGCATAAAagcccaaaaaacaaaaaaatagttAACTAAAAAGAAGTTACATTGTAGAGGCAGTGTATTACTAAACTCAATTACTGCTTAATTTAACTGAAAATTGAAAAGCTGTAGCAAACAGTAACGTTGTAAGCCCTGATTATAATGAGCTGACAGTGTTTGCAGACCTCAGGTCTTCAGGAAGCTTGTACCACAGACAGGGAGCATAGAGACTAACAGCTGCTTCACCCTGCTTGGTCTTCATTCTGGGACACTGAGTAAACATTTCACAGATGACCTCAGGGGTCTGGATGCTTCATAACGTTACGGAAATTAGTGCCATTTAGTGCCTTGAAAGACAGGTAAAAGTACTTGAAAATCCATCCCGTTatgcacaggaagccagtgcagtgaTTTAAGGACCTGTGTAATATGCTCTACTTCCTTGGTGTTAGTGAGGACTCTGGTGGCAGCATTCTGGATGAGCTGCACCTGTCTGACTGATTTATTACCAAGACCTGTGAAGACACCATTACAATAGTCTAGCcttcagaaaataaatacatgaaCAAGCTTTTCTGTATCTTGAAATCCTTTAATTCTTGCTATGTTTTTAAGGTGGTGGGaggctgattttgtaattgtctTTATGTGACTGTTGAAATTTAGGTCTGAGTCCAGAACtacaccaagatttctggctTGATTTGTAGGTTTCAGTGTCATGGATTCATGGTGAGCAATAGCTTTCAGTCTTTCTGACTGAACCAATACAGGGATTTGGGTGCTGGGAACACAGGAGGATGGGCCAGACCCAGAGAAAAGAACATGGACGCGtcaaaggaaagaaattaacaaaacataacaCCTCTTCCCTACCATGTTAAGATTATAACTAAAATCAAAGATAGAAAATAAAAACCCAGACTACACTAGGTTTACCCACCCGAACATAAGTACAGAAGGTGGCACTCGCCCTCTAACCCAGTGTGTTTATACAGAGAGAGGACCTACGTGTTAATGTATGTGCACACACTTCTTACCTGTTCAATTTCACAAGGTGGGGGGGATTGCAGAAGACAGGAGGAGAGTATCAAAGACAACAAATTCACCAAATGACACTAACAGCACATCCATATCTCCCCTCCtagacacatagacacagcCAGCTTTTGAATGCTAGGCCCCTCCCATCAGGAAGAGACCAGTCGGGATTGGTTAGATCTTCCACTAGAACATTGAGCACCAATGATGGGTTGCCCTGTATTTCAGATGGATAGGGCTTAACAGCCAGGAGCAGCAGTCCTGTTCTTGACAGATCTTGGAAAAGAGGGAGAAAGAAAACAGATATTTACACCCCCCCTTCCCATGTGACACAATAGTCACATGGGGACACTGTAATGTAGAGTTGTGTGTCAtctgtttaaatgtaataaaaggctttggtaacacttcactGAAGGCCATATTTTAAGTAataacattcataatgcattatacaacAGTTAGTTCCGAACAAGAAACCTGATTGGACGAGAGGCGTTCTGTGAGTTCCGTTATCAGAGTATAACCGCATTCAGACATCTCACACTTTACAGGTGTATCTATAAACCATTACATATGAAGGGTTGCCAGGTCCATGGTTTTCCCGCTCAATTGGGCATTTTTTGTGATCAAATTATTatgtaacaatttttttttttgaacttTTATTAACAACAGTCAACGTAAATACAAACAATAACCACAGTCCTGAGATTGGGGCCGAATGTAACAATTTTAACATAgaacaaaacacaacaaaccgtccccccctcccccatacccTGAGACAGCATGTAagcgaaaagaaaaaaaacacagacacacacacacatacactcacctaaaggattattaggaacaccatactaatacggtgcttgaccccctttc
The Paramormyrops kingsleyae isolate MSU_618 chromosome 4, PKINGS_0.4, whole genome shotgun sequence genome window above contains:
- the LOC140588986 gene encoding tripartite motif-containing protein 16-like, which gives rise to MAEANSALDPNQFRCTICLDQLMDPVTTACGHSYCMSCIKSCWDQEDHHGVYSCPQCRQTFIPRPVLGRNTILAEVMEKLKKTGLHAVTPADHYAGPGDVECDFCTGRKHKAVKSCLVCLASYCETHLQPHYESPAFKKHKLTDATGHLQDKVCSHHDKPLESYCRTDQQCICYLCTMYEHRGHDTVSAAARTMEIQKQICETQKEFQQRIQMREKELQELREAVASITRSAQSAVEDSERIFTEMIRSIERRCSEVTQLIRDQEKAAVSQADGHMERLKQEIDELKRRHSELEQLSHTENHIHFLQSCQGLPVTPEAGFGPRISISPRCSLENMRKVVSELKDQLENVCEKKMAEIHHTDSCQLTLDPNTAHRVLSLSEGNRKVTWGAEQPYPDHPERFDFWDQVLCRESLTGRCYWEAEWSGKGAWIAVTYKGIGRKGVSDDCRLGDNDKSWMLICSPDSYSVCHNNKQTVIPIKPSGSRRVGVYLDWAAGTLSFYRVSSDRLTLLYSFTSSFTEPLCPGFCVYDDSPVSLCMLG